From Bacteroidota bacterium, one genomic window encodes:
- the rfbF gene encoding glucose-1-phosphate cytidylyltransferase — protein MKVVILAGGLGTRLSEETGMRPKPMVEIGGKPILWHIMKIYSHFGFNDFVICAGYKNYFIKEYFANYVLHNTSITVDLKNNAIEYHKSEIDPWKVTIVDTGNDTLTGGRIKRVEPYLDNRPFLLTYGDGVGNIDIPALIESHKNSGKHCTLTTVQPVGRFGVIDIEPSGAVSQFHEKPTEGGTWINGGFFVCQPEIFKLLNHDYDIWEKAPLETLANTGQLNAFKHQGFWRPMDTLKDKNDLNDLWENKQAEWKLWE, from the coding sequence ATGAAAGTTGTGATATTGGCAGGCGGACTTGGAACACGCCTCAGCGAAGAAACCGGAATGAGGCCCAAACCCATGGTAGAAATAGGCGGCAAACCTATCTTGTGGCATATCATGAAAATATATAGTCATTTTGGGTTCAACGATTTTGTGATATGTGCCGGCTACAAAAATTATTTCATCAAAGAATATTTTGCCAATTATGTATTGCATAATACAAGCATTACAGTCGACTTAAAAAACAATGCCATCGAATATCATAAAAGTGAAATTGACCCATGGAAAGTAACAATCGTTGATACGGGTAATGACACCTTGACGGGAGGCCGCATTAAACGTGTGGAGCCTTATCTCGATAATAGACCTTTCTTGCTCACCTATGGCGATGGCGTTGGCAATATTGATATTCCCGCCCTTATCGAATCACATAAAAATAGTGGCAAACATTGCACACTTACCACGGTTCAACCAGTTGGTCGATTTGGGGTGATTGATATAGAACCAAGCGGTGCGGTTTCTCAATTCCATGAAAAACCAACTGAGGGTGGAACTTGGATCAATGGTGGTTTCTTTGTTTGCCAACCCGAAATATTCAAATTACTCAACCACGATTATGATATTTGGGAAAAAGCACCTTTGGAAACCTTAGCAAATACAGGTCAATTGAATGCTTTCAAACACCAAGGATTTTGGAGACCAATGGATACACTAAAAGACAAAAACGATTTGAACGATTTATGGGAAAATAAACAAGCCGAATGGAAATTGTGGGAGTAA
- a CDS encoding hotdog fold thioesterase: protein MSIPAFTLSKQYTLAEINDRCKNTLNEHLGMEFIELGENFLKARMPVDHRTCQPLGLLNGGASLALAESTGSMAANLCLDREKYVALGLDINGNHLKSVKGGYVYAIATPFHLGKSTHVWQIRIEDEEGNLACICRLTMAVVEVQKLKNS from the coding sequence ATGAGTATACCCGCATTTACCTTAAGCAAACAATATACCTTAGCCGAGATAAACGACCGCTGCAAAAACACGCTGAACGAGCACCTGGGCATGGAGTTTATTGAGCTAGGCGAAAATTTTTTAAAAGCCCGCATGCCTGTTGATCATCGTACTTGCCAGCCCCTGGGATTGTTGAATGGGGGAGCATCATTGGCATTAGCAGAAAGCACGGGAAGTATGGCTGCAAACTTATGTTTAGACCGCGAAAAATATGTAGCCTTAGGCTTGGATATTAATGGCAATCATCTCAAGTCGGTGAAGGGAGGATATGTGTATGCCATTGCCACGCCTTTTCATTTGGGCAAAAGTACGCATGTGTGGCAAATACGCATTGAAGACGAAGAAGGCAACTTGGCATGCATTTGCCGTTTAACTATGGCTGTGGTGGAAGTTCAAAAACTAAAAAACTCCTAA
- the rlmN gene encoding 23S rRNA (adenine(2503)-C(2))-methyltransferase RlmN — MKNIRSYNIEQLEKLMEELGERSDSLRRARRIYNYLWKKNISAFDEIEELPQYIIEHLKEYYILAKVSIHSQQKSSDGTIKYALKLYDGNIVEGVLIPTETRMTACISSQVGCSLTCKFCATGKMERVRNLDYWEIYDQVFIIKEQALLHYNMDLTNIVYMGMGEPLLNYDNVLKSTVMCISNDGLGLSHNRITVSTAGIAKMIKKLADDDVKFNLAVSLHAPNDEKRSHMMPINDSNNLQVLEEALLYFCNKTEEKVMLEYIVFNNFNDNPEDAEELSSFSQRVPSKINLIEYNSIGDNEFVNSAEDRLKIFKDILYKNKCTVMTRRSRGKDIDAACGQLANK; from the coding sequence ATGAAAAACATTCGCTCTTATAATATAGAACAACTTGAAAAACTTATGGAGGAATTGGGCGAAAGGTCTGATTCGCTGAGGAGAGCAAGAAGGATATACAATTACCTATGGAAGAAAAATATATCAGCGTTTGATGAAATAGAGGAACTCCCTCAATATATTATCGAGCATCTAAAAGAATATTATATACTTGCAAAGGTGAGTATACATTCGCAACAAAAAAGTAGTGATGGAACTATTAAGTATGCACTCAAATTGTATGATGGAAATATTGTAGAAGGCGTATTGATACCTACAGAAACAAGGATGACAGCCTGCATCAGCAGCCAAGTTGGTTGTAGTTTAACTTGTAAATTTTGTGCTACAGGAAAAATGGAACGTGTCCGCAATTTGGATTATTGGGAAATATATGATCAGGTTTTTATTATAAAAGAACAAGCATTGCTGCATTATAATATGGATCTTACAAATATTGTATATATGGGTATGGGCGAACCTTTATTAAACTATGATAATGTTTTGAAAAGTACAGTGATGTGTATATCAAATGACGGACTTGGATTATCGCATAACAGAATAACAGTTTCCACTGCGGGCATTGCAAAGATGATTAAAAAATTGGCTGATGATGATGTGAAATTTAATTTAGCCGTATCGCTGCATGCCCCCAACGACGAGAAACGCAGCCACATGATGCCGATTAATGATAGCAATAATTTGCAAGTATTGGAAGAAGCATTATTATACTTTTGCAATAAGACAGAAGAAAAAGTAATGTTGGAATATATAGTTTTTAATAACTTTAATGACAACCCCGAAGATGCGGAAGAACTCAGCAGTTTTTCACAACGAGTTCCGAGCAAAATAAATCTAATAGAATATAATTCCATTGGTGATAATGAATTTGTAAACTCCGCTGAAGATCGTTTAAAAATATTTAAAGATATATTATATAAAAACAAATGCACCGTAATGACCCGCCGCAGCCGTGGAAAGGATATTGATGCGGCTTGCGGACAGTTGGCGAATAAGTAG
- a CDS encoding cobalamin B12-binding domain-containing protein, which produces MERPIRVLVAKVGLDGHDRGAKVIATSLRDAGMEVIYTGLRQTPEMVVKAALQEDVDVIGVSILSGAHNTVFPKIIGLMKQEGMDDVLLTGGGIIPNADMQNLKEMGVGQLFPPGTPTTEIAEYIKNWVKTKRVL; this is translated from the coding sequence ATGGAACGACCTATCAGAGTATTAGTAGCAAAAGTGGGATTAGATGGCCATGATCGGGGAGCCAAGGTGATTGCCACCTCGCTGCGTGATGCGGGCATGGAGGTGATATATACAGGTTTACGCCAAACCCCCGAAATGGTGGTAAAGGCCGCTTTGCAAGAAGATGTGGATGTAATAGGGGTGAGCATTTTATCGGGAGCACACAATACCGTATTCCCAAAAATTATCGGACTCATGAAGCAAGAAGGAATGGACGATGTGCTACTCACGGGCGGTGGAATTATTCCGAATGCTGATATGCAAAATTTGAAAGAAATGGGTGTGGGTCAATTATTCCCACCGGGCACGCCTACAACCGAGATAGCGGAATATATTAAAAATTGGGTCAAAACAAAAAGAGTATTATAA
- a CDS encoding ABC transporter ATP-binding protein, with the protein MKLLLKYLKPYQKTLIVTLILAAINQCFSLLDPMIAGQILNEIVLKYDKLSREDYMHLAFLFLGLSVGVALVSRVAKNIQDYYTNVIIQKMGADIYAKGLKHSLQLPFQTFEDQRSGETLSVLQKVRTDSERLITSFISVVFSTLVGIVFIMIYAISKSWKIAAIYVVAIAVVGIISSILGRKIKIMQKKIVGETTALAGSTTESLRNIELVKSLGLADQEISRLNRTTFKILGLELKKVKYIRSLSFLQGTTVQLTRSIMLLMLLVLIFGREILPGDYLTFMFYSFFLFGPLQEFGNIIIMQREAEISLANFKKIIDTPIEAKPQNPVETGHLKEIRFTDVSYRHQTAQHDAVSNISFEAKQGETIAFVGPSGAGKTTLVKLLVGLYKPANGKIYYNGIGADEVDMDAFRHRIGFVTQDAQLFSGTIRENMEFVKPDATGEQIMDVLNKSSCQNLLARAEKGIDTNIGENGMKISGGEKQRISIARALLRDPQLLIFDEATSSLDSLTEDEISQTVKQISIDRQQITVMIAHRLSTIMHANKIYVLERGQVVETGKHEDLLAEKGLYYAMWRQQIGERKREVVMAAK; encoded by the coding sequence ATGAAATTATTACTCAAATATTTAAAGCCCTATCAGAAAACATTAATCGTTACCTTGATATTGGCTGCCATCAACCAATGCTTCTCTTTACTTGACCCAATGATAGCGGGACAAATACTCAATGAAATAGTTCTGAAGTATGATAAGTTATCTCGTGAAGATTATATGCACCTTGCTTTTTTATTTTTAGGTCTGTCGGTAGGAGTTGCTTTGGTATCAAGAGTAGCTAAAAATATTCAAGACTATTATACGAATGTTATCATTCAAAAAATGGGAGCGGATATTTATGCTAAAGGCTTGAAACACTCTTTGCAATTGCCGTTTCAAACCTTTGAAGACCAACGAAGCGGCGAAACTTTGTCAGTTTTACAAAAAGTAAGAACAGATTCTGAAAGACTAATTACTTCTTTTATTAGTGTTGTTTTTTCAACTTTGGTGGGTATTGTTTTTATTATGATTTATGCTATTAGCAAAAGCTGGAAGATTGCCGCTATTTATGTCGTAGCGATAGCTGTGGTAGGTATTATCAGTTCTATCCTTGGCCGAAAAATTAAAATCATGCAAAAGAAAATTGTGGGTGAAACTACAGCATTGGCAGGTAGTACCACTGAGTCGTTGCGTAATATTGAGTTGGTAAAAAGTTTGGGATTGGCCGATCAGGAAATATCCCGATTGAATCGCACCACCTTTAAAATTTTGGGTCTAGAATTAAAGAAAGTAAAGTATATAAGGAGCCTGAGTTTTTTGCAGGGAACTACCGTGCAACTTACCCGCAGTATTATGCTGCTGATGTTATTGGTATTGATTTTTGGCCGTGAGATTTTGCCTGGGGATTATCTTACTTTTATGTTTTATTCTTTCTTTTTGTTTGGTCCTTTGCAAGAGTTTGGAAATATTATTATCATGCAACGTGAGGCAGAAATATCTCTGGCAAATTTCAAAAAAATTATTGATACACCTATTGAAGCCAAACCTCAAAATCCGGTAGAAACAGGGCATTTAAAAGAGATTAGATTTACGGATGTGTCATACCGCCACCAAACAGCACAGCACGATGCGGTTTCTAATATATCCTTCGAAGCCAAACAGGGTGAAACCATTGCTTTTGTTGGACCTTCTGGTGCTGGCAAAACTACCCTAGTAAAACTATTAGTGGGATTATATAAACCTGCAAATGGCAAAATATATTATAATGGTATAGGTGCCGATGAGGTGGATATGGATGCATTTCGCCATCGTATAGGTTTTGTTACGCAAGATGCCCAATTGTTTTCGGGAACTATTCGTGAAAATATGGAATTTGTAAAACCTGATGCCACAGGCGAACAAATAATGGATGTATTAAATAAATCTAGCTGCCAAAATTTATTGGCTCGAGCTGAAAAAGGAATTGATACCAATATTGGTGAAAACGGAATGAAAATTTCTGGAGGAGAAAAACAACGCATCTCCATCGCCCGTGCTTTGTTACGTGACCCACAATTATTAATTTTTGACGAAGCAACCTCTTCATTAGATTCGCTTACCGAGGATGAAATTAGTCAAACTGTAAAACAAATCAGTATCGACCGTCAGCAAATAACGGTTATGATTGCACACAGACTAAGTACTATTATGCATGCCAATAAAATATATGTTTTGGAAAGGGGACAGGTTGTTGAAACAGGAAAACATGAAGATTTACTTGCCGAAAAAGGATTATATTATGCAATGTGGAGGCAGCAGATAGGGGAACGGAAACGTGAGGTTGTGATGGCCGCTAAATAA
- the rfbG gene encoding CDP-glucose 4,6-dehydratase, with protein MHELKNIYQNKKILVTGHTGFKGSWLCVWLKMMGAQIKGYALEPENPSLYKLIEKDLQIDSYIGDIRNRELFKQEILNFQPDLIFHLAAQPLVLASYEQPIETFDTNVMGTVHLLDAVRFLEKPCAVVCITTDKVYENNEWIYPYRETDHLGGHDPYSSSKAACEIIIQSYRRSFFNLEHYNRHHKAIASARAGNVIGGGDFAVNRIVPDLLKALANNEPLQVRNPEAVRPWQHVLEPLGGYLLLGQKLYTHPTEFAEAYNFGPWSQDNLPVEALIKLLIASWGSGDYHTPENPNKLHEAGLLKLDISKSVNKLNWQPKLNISTTVDMIVDWTKNYTHQNPFELCKKQVEGYVNN; from the coding sequence ATGCACGAACTAAAAAACATATATCAAAACAAAAAAATACTTGTTACTGGTCATACCGGTTTCAAGGGTTCTTGGCTATGTGTGTGGTTGAAGATGATGGGTGCCCAAATAAAAGGATATGCCTTGGAACCAGAAAATCCATCATTATATAAATTGATAGAAAAAGATTTACAGATAGATTCCTATATAGGTGATATCCGTAACCGTGAACTTTTCAAACAAGAAATACTAAACTTTCAACCAGATCTTATTTTTCATTTGGCAGCTCAGCCTTTGGTACTTGCCTCATACGAGCAACCAATAGAAACTTTCGATACCAATGTAATGGGTACAGTCCACTTATTGGATGCCGTTCGTTTCCTAGAAAAACCCTGTGCAGTTGTATGTATTACTACCGACAAAGTATATGAAAATAACGAGTGGATATATCCCTATCGGGAAACAGATCATTTAGGCGGACACGATCCATACAGCTCCAGTAAAGCCGCTTGTGAGATTATTATACAATCATATAGAAGGTCTTTTTTTAATCTCGAACATTATAATAGACATCATAAAGCTATAGCAAGTGCACGTGCAGGAAATGTAATAGGCGGTGGTGACTTTGCAGTGAATCGCATAGTTCCAGATTTACTAAAGGCACTTGCGAATAACGAACCACTACAAGTGCGAAACCCCGAAGCCGTAAGGCCTTGGCAGCATGTATTAGAACCCTTGGGCGGCTATTTATTATTGGGACAAAAACTATATACTCACCCAACAGAATTTGCAGAAGCCTATAATTTTGGCCCTTGGTCACAGGACAACTTACCCGTTGAAGCACTAATAAAATTATTAATAGCAAGTTGGGGTAGCGGCGACTATCATACTCCCGAAAACCCAAACAAACTTCACGAAGCAGGATTGCTAAAACTAGATATTTCAAAATCCGTAAACAAACTCAACTGGCAACCCAAGCTCAATATCTCCACCACAGTAGATATGATAGTAGATTGGACAAAAAACTA